One Hevea brasiliensis isolate MT/VB/25A 57/8 chromosome 6, ASM3005281v1, whole genome shotgun sequence genomic window, GTAAAAAATTGATGCTTGAGATCCAATGCCATAAACCCTGTTCTTCTTCTCCCCCCCCACAACTTGATAATATAGTGCGACCTCATCTACAATAGGAGGGTCACTGCACCCCTCTTGTGGTTGAGACGACTGCTCCTTAAGCGCCAAAAATGCATCCTGCATAAGTCAATacacatattttaaatttatttttcttggcaATTGAATAAACAAACTCACTTATTCATTTTTTTCATATAATTGAAAGACATAAAATACTTGTTCACTTGCCTTAATTGATTGCGCTCGTGAATCAACCATATCCGAGGTGCCTTTCCTAGTGTGGGTCTTATGGAAAAGTTCATAAGGAAAAGGTCTTCGGCCAAGCTGGGCTTCCTGAAAAGATATAATGATTTTAGTGATGTTTATAATAATGTTCGATTATTTGCTACTAATATGTAGACAGACAATAACAAAACTAGTAAATATGAAATCATTACCATCCTATAGTAAATATGAAATCATTACCATTCTATCTGCGTGAGTAGCATGTGAAACTGAACCCCTTGTGTGTCTAGAGATGCCTACCCCAACTCCCCCTATCTCACTACAACGGTTAGTAGTGAACGGATGGCTCTTGGCTTTAAACTCTGGGCTACTCCATGCCTCCTTCCATTTTTGCATTGTACTATTAGGCACGATGACCTTGGATTTTCCTTTCCTGACATTGCACATTAGGGCCTTATAGCGCTCTGCAGCCTTACGCCTCCAAGCTTCCTTTACTAGTGGAGTCACCTCTTGCCAATCAAAGTATTTCtggtataaaataaataaaaattaagacagttgtattagtatgataatattttagaaaaaaattgacagcatttccccttaatttTGGACAATCCAACCTAGTTATTAGGTATTAAttgcacctgttaaaaacacttcatatattctcaacaataaataacatccaccccaactacaacaactcacaacaatatatattttcaatatcACACAAGCTGTACATATAGATCATTTAAGCATTAATATACTTCAATTGTGTTCTTTTacattaattcacaaattctcatcACTTAAATGATATTTGTTCATAACATTCTTTTTTGAGGTTTCATAAACTATGCAAATTAGTTATCTGATagctaattatatttaaatatttattttattacttgaAATTCATCCCAGTAAAACTCTTTTGTTTCAGGCGTGATAGTTTTCCAACAGTGCCCCTCTGGGTCCATCCTCTCCTTGAAGATATTCTTCATCTTCTTAGCACATTCCTCAGATGGATGTAACCTGTACAAAAGAAAGACAGCAAATATATTGAatttatgtaaatgtagaaacacGGTACTTCAATTGCCAATGATATGTAATACCAAATCATAgataaagttaattaattttaaatacttacgtgccattaatgagctttattcttttctttcttccaaatgtAGTGAGTGATAGGCCATCCATCGATGATATTGGTGCTGCCCCAACTGAATGACCTTCATGACCAGAGGTTGATCCAATTGCGTGCTCGTAAGATGGGGTAATAGGTGgtatgtggaggtggaggtgtagCTCGATGCTGTGTTGAAGCAGTAGACCCCTCTGGATCTGGTGCCGACCTCCCAGTGGATCGTGAAGGAACCTGAGGCTGACCCTGTGTAGATTGGTCTAGTTGATCATTGGGCTCATCCTGCACAGGTAACTGCCTTGACTGTGAATGACCCAACAAACCTCCCTTGCGACCGTTGCCTCGCATCCTGCATAAATAATTGTATTAATTAGTTAGCTTCATTCAACTTATGATACATAATACAGATGAAATTAGTTAGAGTTTATACTTCAAGTttagaaatataaattcattaagaGAAATACCTAATTCTAATTAGTATCACTATCATATACATCATCGCATTCCTCATCACTTTCTGAGTCCAATTCAagctcttcttcatcttcaacatccTCTTCATTAATTTCAACTAGTACACCGTTTTGATCATTCAAGTATTGTTGTTGATCATAATCATCGTCAATTTGAATCAAAGGGacttccatttcatcttcttgaaATGGTTCTTCCCGTGCAGGGGGGGTTGTGACATTCACTTGCTCAGGAAGATCAATAACAGATCTCGCTTTGATTTTGAACACAGCCCACCAATCATCCTTGTCACGTTTTAAGCTTGGATATATGGAATAATTCACCTGAGCAGCTTGGATAGCAAGAACAAATGGTTCATACCTATTgaaggatcttttatgattaatatccacaagtttatattttggatgaatctttgt contains:
- the LOC110643733 gene encoding uncharacterized protein LOC110643733, translating into MDGLSLTTFGRKKRIKLINGTLHPSEECAKKMKNIFKERMDPEGHCWKTITPETKEFYWDEFQKYFDWQEVTPLVKEAWRRKAAERYKALMCNVRKGKSKVIVPNSTMQKWKEAWSSPEFKAKSHPFTTNRCSEIGGVGVGISRHTRGSVSHATHADRMEAQLGRRPFPYELFHKTHTRKGTSDMVDSRAQSIKASEQDAFLALKEQSSQPQEGCSDPPIVDEVALYYQVVGGEKKNRVYGIGSQASIFYPSSSHGSSSTASYYAQSEAMEEEIQQLHQTIATLKDSLVAMEERDRQRELMLEERYRQREQTLEENMMAQMMQGTQFTAPTPHATHQDDGREADSVDE